In Alteribacter lacisalsi, a genomic segment contains:
- a CDS encoding deoxynucleoside kinase, with protein sequence MTNDISGIPENALVTLAGTVGVGKSTLTRTLAETLCFQASFEKVDGNPYLEDYYDDFKTWSFHLQIYFLAERFKQQKQMHETGSGYVQDRSIYEDVGIFAKMQHDNGNMKKRDFDTYHSLFDAMVMSPYFPKPDVLIYIDGDLDKILERVGRRGRQMETKTPRAFWADLHERYREWIRQFDVCPVLHLDIEAYDCRDPRSIKRITDGISQLINNKDLNYLKLSPAQPVKNA encoded by the coding sequence ATGACGAATGACATATCCGGAATTCCGGAAAACGCCTTGGTTACACTTGCCGGAACAGTTGGTGTTGGGAAATCCACATTAACGAGAACACTTGCTGAAACCCTTTGTTTTCAGGCTTCATTTGAAAAAGTGGACGGAAATCCTTATCTTGAGGATTATTACGATGACTTTAAAACCTGGTCTTTTCACCTGCAGATTTATTTTCTTGCAGAACGATTTAAACAGCAGAAACAGATGCATGAAACCGGTTCAGGCTATGTACAGGACCGGAGCATTTATGAGGATGTTGGGATTTTCGCAAAAATGCAGCACGATAATGGCAACATGAAGAAGCGGGACTTCGATACATACCATTCCCTTTTTGACGCTATGGTGATGTCACCCTACTTCCCAAAACCGGATGTTCTCATCTATATCGATGGCGATCTTGATAAAATCCTGGAACGTGTTGGCAGACGAGGCAGACAGATGGAAACGAAAACACCGCGCGCTTTCTGGGCTGACCTCCATGAACGGTACCGGGAGTGGATCCGGCAGTTTGATGTGTGCCCTGTGCTGCATCTTGATATAGAAGCTTATGACTGCAGAGACCCCCGCTCCATCAAAAGAATTACAGACGGCATAAGTCAATTGATTAACAACAAAGATCTGAACTATCTAAAGCTCTCACCTGCACAGCCAGTAAAAAACGCATAA
- a CDS encoding deoxynucleoside kinase yields the protein MASTPFIAVEGPIGVGKTSLAERLSADFDYFLLKEIVEENPFLGKFYEDIQEWSFQTEMFFLCNRFKQLEDIQQFQLSRKKPVVSDYHIFKNRIFAKQTLKDRHFRKYDQIYQIMASDLPRPNVIIYLQASLDTLLSRIAARGRSIEQQIDPEYLKQLSSDYEMFVTTFKETHPDIPVLTFSGDELDFVHRENDYNYIRQRVMDSLGAVPIEK from the coding sequence TTGGCTTCTACACCATTTATTGCCGTGGAAGGCCCGATTGGAGTTGGAAAAACTTCTCTTGCCGAAAGGCTTTCTGCAGATTTTGATTATTTTCTCCTGAAAGAGATTGTTGAAGAAAACCCATTTCTGGGAAAATTTTATGAAGATATTCAGGAATGGAGTTTTCAGACTGAAATGTTCTTCCTCTGTAACCGGTTTAAACAGCTTGAGGATATTCAGCAGTTCCAACTGAGCAGGAAGAAGCCGGTGGTAAGTGATTATCATATTTTTAAAAATCGTATTTTTGCAAAGCAGACACTTAAGGACCGGCACTTCAGAAAATACGATCAGATCTATCAGATTATGGCTTCCGACCTGCCCAGACCAAATGTTATCATTTATCTTCAGGCAAGCCTTGATACTCTGCTTTCAAGAATTGCAGCCCGCGGCCGTTCGATTGAGCAGCAGATCGATCCCGAGTATCTAAAACAGCTTTCAAGCGATTACGAGATGTTCGTGACAACATTTAAAGAAACGCATCCAGATATACCTGTACTGACTTTTTCTGGCGACGAACTGGATTTTGTCCACCGGGAAAACGATTATAATTATATCAGGCAGCGGGTAATGGACTCCCTTGGAGCTGTCCCGATTGAAAAGTAG
- the yfcC gene encoding putative basic amino acid antiporter YfcC — protein MNKSKRKFQTPDTFVIIFFVVLAAALLTYVLPQGQFETEEVTFTTSDGNEDTRTVLVPGSFETVTDDDGSPLRDGTALFEGGGGAGFLNYVFEGLVSGDKWGSAVGVVAFIIIIGGAFGIIMKTRAIEEGIFSVIKRTKGRENLIIPIMFILFSLGGAVFGMGEEAIAFAMILIPLVIALGYDAITGIMITYVATQIGFATSWMNPFGVAIAQGVADVPVLSGAEFRIAMWAFFTLVGVTYTWIYASRIKKDPTRSVSYESDEYFREDFKQEDIKSRFGFGHALVVLTILAGVVWIVWGVVRHAYYIPEIATQFFTIGLVAGIIGVIFKLNNMRINDIADGFKNGARDLLPAALIVGMAKGIVIVLGGDDPGEPSVLNTIMNTAGGSLEGLPVALSAWFMFVFQAVFNFFVVSGSGQAALTMPLLAPMADIAGVTRQVAVLAYQLGDGFTNMIVPTSAALMGVLGAARLDWGKWFKFIIKFQLLLFALGSAFVILAALIGLS, from the coding sequence ATGAACAAATCAAAAAGAAAGTTTCAGACTCCGGACACGTTTGTAATCATCTTTTTTGTGGTACTTGCTGCGGCCTTGCTTACATACGTGCTTCCACAGGGTCAATTTGAAACGGAAGAAGTAACTTTCACAACGTCTGATGGCAACGAAGATACACGTACGGTTCTTGTTCCGGGAAGCTTTGAAACCGTCACTGATGATGACGGCAGTCCTCTTCGAGATGGAACTGCGCTGTTTGAAGGTGGCGGCGGAGCAGGATTTCTGAATTACGTCTTTGAAGGCCTTGTTTCCGGGGATAAATGGGGATCGGCTGTTGGTGTTGTTGCCTTTATCATTATTATTGGCGGGGCATTCGGAATTATAATGAAAACCCGCGCGATTGAAGAAGGTATCTTTTCTGTTATAAAAAGAACCAAGGGGAGAGAGAATCTTATTATTCCAATCATGTTTATTCTTTTCTCTCTTGGAGGCGCAGTGTTCGGCATGGGGGAAGAAGCGATTGCTTTTGCCATGATTCTGATCCCGCTGGTTATTGCGCTCGGTTATGACGCTATAACCGGAATCATGATAACCTACGTGGCAACACAGATTGGATTTGCTACAAGCTGGATGAATCCTTTCGGTGTAGCGATTGCTCAGGGTGTGGCCGATGTTCCTGTACTGTCCGGTGCTGAGTTCAGAATTGCCATGTGGGCATTTTTTACTCTTGTAGGTGTGACGTATACGTGGATATATGCTTCAAGAATAAAAAAGGACCCGACCAGGTCTGTCTCCTACGAATCAGATGAGTATTTCAGGGAGGACTTTAAACAGGAGGATATAAAAAGCCGCTTCGGGTTTGGTCATGCTCTTGTTGTTTTAACGATTCTGGCTGGTGTGGTATGGATTGTGTGGGGTGTGGTCCGTCATGCCTATTATATCCCGGAAATTGCAACTCAGTTCTTCACCATTGGACTTGTGGCAGGCATCATTGGTGTCATCTTTAAACTCAACAATATGAGAATAAACGATATTGCTGACGGGTTTAAAAACGGAGCGAGGGACCTCCTGCCGGCAGCTCTGATTGTAGGGATGGCAAAAGGGATTGTTATCGTTCTCGGAGGAGATGATCCGGGGGAACCATCGGTGCTAAATACCATTATGAATACAGCCGGAGGCTCTCTCGAAGGACTCCCTGTGGCATTATCAGCCTGGTTTATGTTTGTTTTTCAGGCTGTGTTTAATTTCTTCGTAGTCTCAGGTTCAGGACAGGCAGCACTGACGATGCCGCTCCTCGCACCGATGGCGGACATTGCCGGGGTCACCAGGCAGGTTGCAGTACTGGCGTACCAGCTGGGTGACGGATTTACGAATATGATCGTACCAACGTCGGCTGCCCTCATGGGAGTACTCGGCGCAGCTAGACTTGACTGGGGAAAATGGTTTAAATTTATCATTAAATTTCAGCTTCTGCTGTTTGCGCTGGGCTCTGCCTTCGTCATTCTGGCAGCGTTAATTGGACTCAGCTGA
- a CDS encoding DegV family protein, whose protein sequence is MSKKIKVVTDSTNDLPKEVTDQLDVTVVPLSVTIDGQSYTDGVDITPEEFIDKLTKSDTVPQSSQPPAGVFAEVYDRLGEDGSEIISIHMTSGMSGTYNSAQTASTMTDSRVTVIDSGFISLALSFQVREAAAMAKEGFPTEKIAERLKKMKENSSLYIMVDTLEYLVKGGRIGRGKALVGSLLKIKPVASLADGVYTPVTKVRTHMQMVNFFRKKFEEETAGKKVKGIGIAHADAMELAKKLKESIGQLTDFTDIDIFTTTPIISTHTGPGALALMYYTD, encoded by the coding sequence GTGAGTAAAAAAATCAAAGTTGTAACAGATTCCACTAACGATCTTCCTAAAGAAGTGACTGATCAGCTCGACGTAACGGTCGTGCCGCTTTCGGTGACAATTGATGGACAGTCCTATACAGATGGGGTGGACATTACACCTGAAGAATTTATAGATAAATTAACGAAAAGTGATACTGTACCACAAAGTTCACAACCACCTGCTGGTGTGTTTGCGGAGGTTTATGACCGCCTGGGCGAAGACGGGAGTGAAATTATCTCCATTCATATGACTTCGGGCATGAGCGGCACTTACAACTCCGCACAGACGGCGTCTACAATGACAGACAGCCGTGTAACCGTCATTGATTCCGGATTCATATCTCTCGCTCTTTCATTTCAGGTGAGAGAAGCAGCCGCAATGGCAAAAGAAGGTTTCCCCACTGAAAAAATTGCGGAGCGTCTTAAAAAAATGAAAGAAAACTCGTCTTTATATATTATGGTCGATACTCTTGAATACCTCGTCAAGGGAGGAAGAATCGGACGGGGGAAAGCACTTGTCGGTTCTCTACTGAAGATCAAACCGGTCGCCTCTCTTGCAGACGGCGTTTATACGCCAGTAACAAAAGTGCGAACGCATATGCAGATGGTCAATTTCTTTAGAAAGAAATTTGAAGAGGAAACGGCAGGTAAAAAGGTGAAAGGGATCGGAATTGCCCATGCCGATGCGATGGAACTTGCAAAGAAGCTGAAAGAATCCATCGGCCAGTTGACGGACTTTACTGACATTGATATTTTTACGACTACACCGATTATCAGCACACACACCGGTCCTGGCGCCCTGGCACTTATGTATTATACCGATTGA